Sequence from the Fulvivirga ligni genome:
TGATGTTAGGTCCAGGAGAGCCCACTGCCCTTAACAGTGGGCTCGGCATTGCCACCCAACATATTGCAGAATATTTAAAATCGCAGGTTGAGCTCACCATCATTCACCCTGGAGAAAACATTGAGACTAAAAATAGCTATGAGATCAGGAATGTTGACACGTCAAAATTTGAAGACGTGGTGGTTTCCAGAGACATAGCTCGAATAAGCATCACCAGCAAGCTCACTCCTTATTTTTATTCTGGAGGATCATCTACCCCGGAAGAAATAGAAATAGAAAGTGTAGTAAGAGCTGAATTAAAATCCTTTACGGCAGAGGTTATCTCGGCTTCTAAGAAGCTTGAGTTTGATGTTATCTACGCTCATGATTGGACCACCATCCCATCGGCCTTAGAGATCAAAGAAGCTACCAATAAACCTTTAATCATCCATATCCATTCACTGGATTATGACAGAAACCCATCTCAATCAGAGTCATGGATATTCGATATTGAAAAGAAAGGGCTTTTGGCGGCTGACCATGTTATTGCCGTGAGCCAATACACATCAGATGTGCTTACTCAGCATTACCAGGTTCCTGAACATAAAATTGCCATTGTTCACAATGCTATCGACAGCCGGGAGTTTGATCAGGTTCAGAAGGTATTTAGTGAGAAGATGATCCTTTTTGTAGGGCGACTTACCGGACAAAAAGGTCCATCG
This genomic interval carries:
- a CDS encoding glycosyltransferase family 4 protein; the encoded protein is MNVIKVLMLGPGEPTALNSGLGIATQHIAEYLKSQVELTIIHPGENIETKNSYEIRNVDTSKFEDVVVSRDIARISITSKLTPYFYSGGSSTPEEIEIESVVRAELKSFTAEVISASKKLEFDVIYAHDWTTIPSALEIKEATNKPLIIHIHSLDYDRNPSQSESWIFDIEKKGLLAADHVIAVSQYTSDVLTQHYQVPEHKIAIVHNAIDSREFDQVQKVFSEKMILFVGRLTGQKGPSIFMQIAAKVHEQMPDTRFVMAGSGELLKQLIETGAYRSVSGKFHFTGQVDHEKMNELYARCDIYCMPSISEPFGLSALEAASMGLPVVLSKQSGAAEVLPAAFTADYWEVNEFVEHIITLLKDKKVYEKSVKDNQDAIHQLTWQKAADSIFEIMKKVID